In Nitrosopumilus sp., one DNA window encodes the following:
- a CDS encoding isocitrate/isopropylmalate family dehydrogenase — MSKKAAVMKGDGIGPEVVDSMLKVLKECNIQSEIILCEAGSEQWDKNGRKDKSYIPDVTMKILEESDACFKGPTTTIPVPDSPRSVAVTLRQKFELYSNIRPTKTYDRLTPNRKLDCVCFREATEGLYTGIEAQITEDSAIAIRKITRQGCDRFLNSAMKWAKEYNMKKMVAITKRNILKQTDGIFWRSAQKAVEGTNVTLSEIYIDNMAQQMVVAPEQFNGTILVSTNLFMDIISELASGLVGSIGLIYSANMGDNFAMFEAAHGSAPQFAGQNKVNPTAAVLSGAWMAQYLGEAEIRDAIFSATDQVINEGKTVTWDIGGNASTTQMTDAIITYAKEKLRK, encoded by the coding sequence TTGAGTAAAAAAGCAGCAGTGATGAAAGGAGATGGTATAGGACCTGAAGTTGTAGATTCGATGCTTAAAGTTTTGAAAGAATGTAATATTCAATCAGAAATAATTCTATGTGAAGCAGGTTCAGAACAATGGGATAAAAATGGAAGAAAAGATAAATCATACATTCCAGATGTAACAATGAAGATTTTAGAAGAGTCTGATGCTTGTTTTAAAGGTCCAACAACTACAATACCAGTTCCAGATTCCCCTAGAAGTGTAGCAGTTACTCTTCGTCAAAAATTTGAATTATACTCTAACATCAGACCAACTAAAACTTATGACAGATTAACACCAAATAGAAAACTTGATTGTGTTTGTTTCAGAGAAGCCACAGAAGGATTGTACACAGGAATTGAAGCTCAGATAACAGAGGATTCTGCAATTGCAATAAGGAAAATTACAAGACAGGGTTGTGATAGATTTCTAAATTCAGCAATGAAATGGGCAAAAGAATACAATATGAAAAAAATGGTTGCAATTACAAAAAGAAATATCCTAAAACAAACAGATGGTATTTTTTGGAGATCGGCTCAAAAAGCAGTTGAGGGAACCAATGTGACACTATCAGAAATCTACATTGATAATATGGCACAACAAATGGTTGTAGCACCAGAGCAATTCAATGGAACAATTCTAGTCAGTACCAATTTATTTATGGATATTATTTCAGAGTTAGCTTCTGGATTAGTAGGATCTATTGGGTTAATTTATTCAGCAAATATGGGAGATAATTTTGCAATGTTTGAAGCGGCACACGGAAGTGCACCTCAATTTGCGGGACAAAATAAAGTTAACCCTACAGCTGCAGTTCTATCAGGTGCTTGGATGGCACAATATCTAGGTGAAGCTGAAATTAGAGATGCAATATTTTCTGCAACAGATCAGGTAATCAACGAAGGAAAAACAGTGACATGGGATATTGGTGGTAATGCATCAACAACTCAAATGACTGATGCCATAATCACTTATGCTAAAGAAAAACTACGAAAATAA
- a CDS encoding MEDS domain-containing protein: MSQEFLALEKQIDSYFEKENISCICGYDINEIPDDEILKTLLKRHDYVMLDSPHSLFRRQV; this comes from the coding sequence TTGTCTCAAGAATTTTTGGCACTTGAAAAACAAATTGACAGTTATTTTGAAAAGGAGAATATCTCCTGCATTTGTGGATACGACATAAACGAAATTCCAGACGATGAAATCCTCAAGACATTATTGAAACGTCATGATTATGTCATGCTTGATTCCCCCCACTCTCTATTCAGGAGACAAGTATGA